In Amia ocellicauda isolate fAmiCal2 chromosome 7, fAmiCal2.hap1, whole genome shotgun sequence, one genomic interval encodes:
- the hcfc1b gene encoding host cell factor 1b isoform X2 codes for MSTPGSLGSGTTGSVLQPRWKRVLGWSGPVPRPRHGHRAVAIKELMVVFGGGNEGIVDELHVYNTATNQWFIPAVRGDIPPGCAAYGFVCDGTRLLVFGGMVEYGKYSNDLYELQASRWEWKRLKPKAPKNGPPPCPRLGHSFSLVGNKCYLFGGLANDSEDPKNNIPRYLNDLYILELRAGSSVVGWDIPITYGVLPPPRESHTAVVYTERDSRKSQLVIYGGMSGCRLGDLWTLDIDTLTWSKPSVGGTAPLPRSLHSATTIGNKMYVFGGWVPLVMDDVKVATHEKEWKCTNTLACLNLDSNVWEPVLMDTLEDNIPRARAGHCSVAIASRLYVWSGRDGYRKAWNNQVCCKDLWYLETEKPPAPSRVQLVRANTNSLEVSWGAVPTADTYLLQLQKYDIPAATAATSPGLNATPSLPVNPPKSPAPAAAVPSPSAQGLPHGGITLLPQPASPSPTSGLPVLPTMPGSPLAAATARGPAILKVAAPQSGTGTSIVTVRQANQTGKGPMTVTSLPAGVRMVVPAQSGQGTPMGSSPQMSGMAALAAAAAATQKIPPSSTPTMLNVPAGATIVKTMAMTPGSTSLPAAVKVGSPVMVSNPATRMLKTAAAQVGTSGAASPGTPSRPIITVHKSGTVTVAQQAQVVTTMVGGVTKTITLVKSPINMPGGSALISNLGKVMSVVQTKPVQTSAVTGQASTNPVTQIIQTKGPLPAGTILKLVTSADGKPTTIITTTQAGGGGSKPTILGISSVSPSSATKPGTTTIIKTIPMSAIMTQPGATGMLSGGRGVTSSPGMKSPITIITTKMMTSGTGTPGKIITAVPKLGGGPGQQGVTQVVLKGAPGQPGTILRTVPMGGVRLVTPVTVSAVKPTVTTLVVKGTTGVTTLGTVTGTVSTSLAGGSVASANASLATPITTLGTIATLSSQVINPAAITVSAAQSSLTTASALPAPTITMQSVNQPTQVTLITTPSGVEAQPVQDLPVSILASPTSEQPSATVTVAEPGAGDPPGTVTLVCSNPPCETHETGTTNTATTATVNMGGVQRVCSNPPCETHETGTTNTATTASVNMGGIQRVCSNPPCETHETGTTNTATTASVNMGGAQRVCSNPPSETHETGTTNTSTTASANMGSDQMGTTQSAPGAPGATSPSGACPSPPPTTTSTNTSSSSSSSVIAAPGVLRPENLRTGTTYTSTTARSNMGSDQTGTVQSSQSSQDSRKSGSFSASCPVSQSCAPTGTVSACSNLPGETHETGTTDTATTASSSMPGAQRVCSNPPCETHETGTTNTATSASAITGGAQRVCSNPPCETHETGTTNTATTASSSMPGAQRVCSNPPCETHETGTTNTSTTASANMGGAQRVCSNPPCETHETGTTNTATTASSSMPGAQRVCSNPPCETHETGTTNTATTATCSMETEEGAAQQSGDAAQGESSSTASEVPSPPAPSTAPSVPTATQSRAVTTVTQATPAPGPAVPTISSITESTSAPSGEEVLAQITEAPAQPAAEPASQQPGPEEPTTSPQLPPQPEAPALSEPTPAPEEAATAGEPMQTEAPAEPMEEGGEAPGVGEAEPLQPLGEPLPTAMDTQPDLVSAPEVQSAEAQAVPPNAAPQGGPDPEPLALPQELMSDGQPATLMVTGLTPEELAVTAAAEAAAQAAATEEAQALAIQAVLQAAQQAVLREGGDGGQEGSQTTTIPIVLTQQELAALVQQQQQLQEAQAQAQAAAAAAAAAQQQQLQQQLQQQQQLQQLQQQQQQQQLQQQQQQQKQQHHPQPQPPPLPTEALAPADSLNDPASESNGHNEMGGAAGTAAGLLPRSSAETLAPSSTFAPPQPMVVASPAKMQAAAALAEVANGIETAAGKQDPTPAPVKPPVKKENQWFDVGIVKVTNMVVTHYFLPPEDAPATDDDSGALPDYSQLRKVELQPGTAYKFRVAGLNACGRGPFSEISAFKTCLPGFPGAPCAIKISKSPDGAHLTWEPPSVTSGKIVEYSVYLAIQSAQAGEPKASAPAQLAFMRVYCGPSPSCLVQSSSLSNAHIDYTTKPAIIFRIAARNEKGYGPATQVRWLQESSKDGSAAKPAAKRPVSSPEVKASGPKKAKSDQ; via the exons AAGGAACTGATGGTCGTATTTGGAGGCGGAAATGAGGGGATTGTGGACGAGTTGCACGTTTATAACACAG ccaCCAATCAGTGGTTCATCCCGGCGGTGCGAGGAGACATCCCCCCCGGCTGCGCGGCCTACGGCTTTGTGTGCGATGGCACGCGCCTGCTGGTGTTCGGGGGCATGGTGGAGTACGGCAAGTACAGCAACGACCTGTACGAGCTgcag GCCAGCCGCTGGGAGTGGAAGAGACTGAAGCCCAAAGCCCCCAAGAATGGACCTCCCCCCTGCCCCCGCCTGGGCCACAGCTTCTCCCTGGTGGGCAACAAGTGCTACCTGTTCGGGGGGCTGGCGAATGACAGCGAGGACCCCAAGAACAACATTCCCAG gtACCTGAACGACCTGTACATCCTGGAGCTGCGCGCCGGCTCCAGTGTGGTGGGCTGGGACATCCCAATCACGTATGGCGTGCTGCCACCCCCCCGCGAGAGCCACACGGCCGTGGTGTACACTGAGCGCGACAGCCGCAAGTCCCAGCTGGTCATCTATGGCGGCATGAGCGGCTGCCGGCTTGGCGACCTCTGGACTCTGGACATAG ACACCCTGACCTGGAGTAAGCCCTCAGTAGGCGGCACAGCACCCCTGCCCCGCAGCCTGCACTCGGCCACCACCATTGGCAACAA gatgtATGTGTTCGGGGGCTGGGTCCCTCTGGTGATGGACGATGTGAAAGTGGCCACACACGAGAAGGAGTGGAAATGTACCAACACGCTGGCCTGTCTGAACCTGG acTCCAATGTGTGGGAGCCGGTGCTGATGGACACCCTGGAGGACAACATCCCGCGGGCGCGCGCCGGGCACTGCTCTGTGGCCATCGCCTCGCGCCTGTACGTGTGGAGCGGCCGCGACGGCTACCGCAAGGCCTGGAACAACCAGGTGTGCTGCAAGGACCTGTGGTACCtggagacag AGAAGCCCCCGGCCCCGTCCCGGGTGCAGCTGGTCCGTGCCAACACCAACTCCCTGGAGGTGAGCTGGGGGGCGGTGCCCACGGCCGACACCTACCTGCTGCAGCTGCAGAAGTACGACATCCCTGCCGCCACGGCTGCTACCTCCCCGGGGCTGAACGCCACGCCCTCGCTGCCCGTCAACCCGCCCAAGAGCCCCGCCCCGGCCGCCGCCGTCCCCTCGCCCTCCGCCCAGGGGCTGCCCCACGGCGGCATCACGCTGCTGCCCCAGCCCGCCTCGCCCTCGCCCACCTCTGGCCTGCCCGTGCTGCCCACCATGCCCGGTAGCCCCCTGGCCGCCGCCACCGCCCGTGGCCCAG CCATCCTGAAGGTGGCCGCCCCGCAGTCCGGCACTGGCACCTCCATCGTCACGGTGCGCCAGGCCAACCAGACTGGGAAGGGCCCCATGACGGTCACCTCCCTGCCCGCCGGCGTGCGCATGGTGGTGCCGGCACAGAGCGGCCAGGGCACG CCGATGGGCAGCAGCCCCCAGATGAGCGGAATGGCGGCACTGGCTGCCGCGGCCGCCGCCACACAGAAGATCCCGCCCTCGTCGACGCCCACCATGCTGAACGTCCCGGCCGGGGCCACCATTGTGAAGACCATGGCCATGACCCCGGGCTCCACCTCGCTGCCGGCCGCCGTCAAAGTGGGCTCTCCCGTCATG GTCAGTAACCCCGCCACCCGCATGCTGAAGACTGCGGCGGCGCAGGTGGGCACGTCGGGCGCCGCGTCCCCGGGCACGCCATCCCGGCCCATCATCACTGTGCACAAGTCCGGCACTGTCACCGTGGCGCAGCAGGCACAGGTGGTCACCACGATGGTGGGAGGTGTCACCAAGACCATCACGCTGGTCAAGAGCCCCATCAACATGCCTGGGGGCAGCGCGCTG aTCTCCAACCTGGGCAAGGTGATGTCCGTGGTCCAGACCAAACCGGTCCAGACCTCTGCCGTCACCGGCCAGGCCTCCACCAACCCCGTCACCCAGATCATCCAG ACGAAGGGTCCTCTCCCGGCCGGCACCATCCTGAAGCTGGTGACCTCGGCGGACGGGAAGCccaccaccatcatcaccaCCACGCAGGCGGGCGGCGGCGGCAGCAAGCCCACCATCCTGGGCATCAGCAGCGTGTCGCCCAGCTCCGCCACCAAGCCCggcaccaccaccatcatcaagaCCATCCCCATGTCGGCCATCATGACCCAGCCGGGGGCCACGGGTATGCTGTCAGGGGGGCGTG GAGTGACCAGCAGCCCCGGCATGAAGTCGCCCATCACCATCATCACCACCAAGATGATGACCTCGGGCACCGGCACCCCGGGCAAGATCATCACCGCTGTGCCCAAGCTGGGGGGTGGCCCGGGGCAGCAGGGGGTCACCCAG gttGTCTTGAAGGGCGCTCCAGGACAGCCCGGCACGATCCTCCGCACCGTGCCGATGGGCGGAGTGCGCCTGGTCACCCCTGTGACCGTGTCTGCTGTCAAGCCCACTGTCACCACGCTGGTCGTCAAAGGCACCACAG gagTGACGACTCTGGGCACTGTGACAGGCACAGTGTCCACCAGCCTGGCAGGGGGAAGTGTGGCCAGCGCCAATGCCTCCCTGGCCACGCCCATCACCACGCTGGGCACCATCGCCACTCTGTCGAGCCAAGTCATCAACCCGGCGGCCATCACCGTGTCGGCAGCTCAGAGCAGCCTAACCACAGCCTCGGCACTACCCGCCCCCACCATCACCATGCAG TCGGTGAACCAGCCCACACAGGTGACGCTGATCACCACGCCCAGTGGAGTGGAAGCCCAGCCTGTTCAAGACCTGCCCGTGTCCATCCTGGCCTCGCCCACCTCTGAGCAGCCCAGTGCCACCGTCACTGTGGCAGAGCCGGGCGCCGGGGACCCACCGGGCACAGTCACCCTCGTGTGCAGCAACCCCCCGTGCGAGACCCATGAGACGGGCACCACCAACACGGCCACCACGGCCACCGTCAACATGGGGGGCGTCCAGCGCGTGTGCAGCAACCCCCCGTGCGAGACCCACGAGACGGGCACCACCAACACGGCCACCACCGCTTCCGTTAACATGGGGGGCATCCAGCGCGTGTGCAGCAACCCCCCGTGCGAGACCCACGAGACGGGCACCACCAACACGGCCACCACTGCCTCCGTTAACATGGGGGGTGCCCAGCGCGTGTGCTCGAACCCGCCTTCGGAGACCCATGAGACGGGCACCACCAACACCTCCACCACTGCCTCCGCCAACATGGGCTCTGACCAGATGGGCACGACACAGAGTGCACCTGGGGCGCCGGGAGCCACCTCGCCCAGTGGGGCCTGCCCGTCTCCGCCCCCCACAACCACCTCCACTAACACCTCttcctcatcctcatcctctGTGATTGCCGCGCCTGGTGTCCTCCGTCCTGAGAACCTGCGGACGGGCACGACCTACACCTCCACCACCGCGCGCTCCAACATGGGCTCGGACCAAACAGGCACGGTGCAGAGCTCGCAGTCCAGCCAGGACAGTAGGAAGTCAGGCAGCTTCTCCGCTTCCTGCCCAGTGTCGCAGAGCTGTGCGCCCACTGGCACTGTGTCCGCCTGCTCCAACCTGCCCGGTGAGACCCATGAGACAGGCACCACTGACACTGCCACCACCGCCTCCTCCTCGATGCCCGGTGCCCAGCGCGTGTGCAGTAACCCTCCCTGTGAGACCCACGAGACTGGCACCACCAACACTGCCACCTCTGCATCTGCCATCACGGGGGGTGCCCAGCGTGTGTGCAGTAATCCCCCCTGCGAGACCCATGAGACTGggaccaccaacacagccaccACCGCCTCCTCCTCGATGCCTGGTGCCCAGCGCGTGTGCAGTAACCCCCCCTGCGAGACCCACGAGACCGGCACCACCAACACGTCCACCACCGCCTCTGCCAACATGGGGGGTGCCCAGCGCGTGTGCAGTAATCCCCCCTGCGAAACACACGAGACAGGCACCACCAACACGGCCACCACCGCCTCCTCCTCGATGCCTGGTGCCCAGCGCGTGTGCAGTAATCCCCCCTGCGAAACACACGAGACGGGCACCACCAACACGGCCACCACCGCCACCTGCAGCATGGAGACTGAGGAGGGCGCAG CCCAGCAGAGCGGCGACGCAGCGCAGGGAGAGAGCTCCTCCACGGCTTCTGAGGTCCCTTCCCCTCCTGCCCCATCCACGGCACCGTCCGTGCCCACAGCGACGCAGAGCCGGGCCGTCACGACGGTGACCCAGGCCACGCCGGCTCCGGGGCCAGCCGTGCCG acCATCTCCTCCATCACCGAGTCCACCTCGGCCCCGAGCGGCGAGGAGGTGCTGGCACAGATCACCGAGGCCCCCGCCCAGCCGGCCGCCGAGCCCGCCTCCCAGCAGCCCGGTCCCGAGGAGCCCACCACCTCCCCCCAGCTGCCCCCCCAGCCCGAAGCCCCGGCGCTGTCCGAGCCAACGCCTGCCCCGGAGGAAGCCGCCACGGCCGGGGAGCCCATGCAGACCGAGGCCCCGGCCGAGCCCATGGAGGAGGGCGGCGAGGCTCCGGGGGTCGGGGAGGCAGAGCCGCTGCAGCCCCTGGGGGAGCCGCTGCCCACCGCCATGGACACGCAGCCCGACCTGGTCTCGGCCCCAGAG GTGCAGAGTGCAGAGGCTCAGGCTGTCCCCCCCAACGCGGCCCCCCAGGGCGGCCCGGACCCCGAGCCCCTTGCGCTGCCGCAGGAGCTGATGTCGGATGGGCAGCCGGCCACGCTGATGGTGACTGGACTGACCCCCGAGGAGCTGGCAGTCACCGCGGCCGCTGAGGCCGCCGCCCAGGCCGCCGCCACCGAAGAAGCCCAGGCCCTGGCCATCCAGGCCGTTCTGCAGGCGGCGCAGCAGGCTGTCCTGC gagagggaggagacGGTGGCCAGGAGGGCAGCCAGACCACCACCATCCCCATCGTGCTGACCCAGCAGGAGCTGGCTGCTCtggtccagcagcagcagcagcttcagGAGGCCCAGGCCCAGGCCCAAGCGGCTGCCGCAGCCGCCGCCGCAGCCCAGCAGCAACAGCTGCAACAACAgctgcagcagcaacaacagctgcaacagctgcagcagcaacaacaacagcagcagctacagcaacaacagcaacagcagaaGCAGCAGCATCACCCGCAGCCCCAGCCTCCCCCGCTGCCCACCGAGGCCCTGGCGCCGGCGGACAGCCTGAACGACCCCGCCTCCGAGAGCAACGGACACAACGAGATGGGCGGCGCAGCCGGGACGGCAGCCGGGCTCCTGCCCCGCTCCTCCGCCGAGA cacTCGCCCCCTCCAGCACTTTTGCGCCCCCCCAGCCCATGGTGGTGGCCAGTCCGGCCAAGATGCAGGCGGCCGCTGCCCTGGCGGAGGTGGCCAACGGGATCGAGACGGCAGCTGGG AAGCAGGACCCCACCCCAGCTCCAGTCAAGCCCCCCGTGAAGAAGGAGAACCAGTGGTTTGACGTTGGGATCGTGAAGGTCACCAACATGGTTGTCACTCACTACTTCCTTCCGCCCGAGGACGCCCCCGCCACCGAC gATGACTCGGGCGCGCTCCCGGACTATAGCCAGCTGCGGAAGGTGGAGCTGCAGCCCGGCACGGCCTACAAGTTCCGTGTGGCCGGGCTGAACGCCTGTGGCCGCGGCCCATTCTCTGAGATCTCTGCCTTCAAGACCTGCCTGCCGGGCTTCCCTGGGGCGCCCTGCGCCATCAAGATCAGCAAG AGCCCGGACGGCGCTCACCTGACGTGGGAGCCACCCTCGGTGACGTCAGGCAAGATCGTGGAATACTCGGTGTACTTGGCCATCCAGAGCGCGCAGGCTGGCGAGCCCAAGGCCTCGGCGCCGGCCCAGCTGGCCTTCATGCGGGTGTACTGCGGGCCCAGCCCGTCTTGCCTGGTGCAGTCCAGCAGCCTGTCCAACGCCCACATCGACTACACCACCAAGCCCGCCATCATCTTCCGCATCGCCGCCCGCAACGAGAAGGGCTACGGGCCCGCCACGCAGGTCCGGTGGCTGCAGG AGTCCAGTAAAGACGGGTCGGCTGCAAAGCCCGCTGCCAAGCGCCCGGTGTCGTCTCCTGAAGT GAAAGCATCTGGTCCAAAGAAGGCGAAATCGGACCAGTGA